The genomic stretch CCGTCCGGTCGGGATCGTCCCGCATCCGCAAAGCCGATCAGGCTCGGCTGATGGCGCGGATCCCGGGAGATGGACCGGGTATAACGGCGCAGCCAGGCAAAGCCCAGCAGCAGCCCCAGTACTCCGCACACCGCCGCAGCCCCCTCGCGCGTTTCCCACGCGAGCGCGTCCGCCAGCATCCCTCCGGCCGCGCCGCCCAACAGCAGAAAGACCAGCGGCATGGCATATACCGCGAACGAGGTCCGCACCAAAGAGCCGTCCTCGAGGCCGATAACGACCATTTCACCGCGCTCGGCCCCGATCGTATTGATCACGCGGACGCGGCTGGTGCGGTTTCCGAACACCTTGGCGAGAACCCCGGTTCCGCATCCCTTCTGCGCGGCGCAGCTCCCGCAGGTGGTCTTGCGCTGGGTTTCCACCCAGGCAAATTCCCCCTCGGTCGTGATCACCTGTGCCGTTTCCGTCATCATCAGCGTGGCATCGGTATTACGGGATAACCCGGTATTTCGTTCGACAGCACTGTCAGCGGGCGGACGCCGCCAGGCGGCGTCATCCGGTTTGTTTCTGGATTACAGAGGGGGATTCCACGGGGATGCGTCACAGTATGTGAGCGGCGGCGATGATTGAAAACCCGGGAATATGGCTACCGATCCCTAATTCCCGGATCCGTAGCCGACCAGCTGTACATAGGACAGCATCGCCTGGGTGTCCGCAGCCCCGGGGGCGTAGCGGTGGGAATTCACCAGATAATCGTACAGGTCGGTTGTCGCCACCGAGGCATCCTCGCTCACCGCCACGCTGGAACGACGCGCGGGAGCCTGCTCCGTAGGCCTTGCCGCGGCGAGCACGGTGACCGTCGACTGCTTCGCGCGAACCGCCGGCGCGGCCGCCATCTGTACTGCGGTCGGTGTCGTCTGGGCCACATTCATGTCCGTCACCGGATCCTGCGCGACTGCAACCGTACTTGTGGACGCGATGACCGGCCCGGCCGGGTTGTGAGATCCGCTGTTCAGTTCCATTACGCCCACCCCGAATACCGCGATCGCGGACAGGGAGGCCGCCAGGGCGAATCCCAGTGTGGCCCGGGTTCTGTGCGACGGTGTCCTGATGGATTGTGACAGTGGAGGGTTTGTGACGCGGATTGGAAATGAATGGGTTCGTGTTCCAGGGCCAGCGCGACGCGCCCGGCCAGATCCCGCGAAAGGTGACCGGGCAGGCTTCCTTGCATCGTGTCGCGGATCAGATGATAGTTTCGCCAGCGTTCACCTGCCAGCTCATCGGTTTTCATCGCCTGGACGACACACGACATGTCACATTCGTCGAGCTCGCCATCAACCAGCAGTGAGACCTTGTCCGCGTTTCTTTCCATCATGGGCAACACCTGTCGTTTATGGTTATTTTGAACAGATTCAATCCAGCAGGGGCTTCAGCTTGCTGTTGATAACCTCGCGCGCGCGGAATATGCGCGACCGCACGGTCCCCACAGGACAGTTCATCCGCTCCGCGATCTCCTCGTAGCTCAGACCGTCGAGCTCGCGCGGGGTGATCGCGAGTACGCAGATCCTCCGGTAATTTTTCGATGGCACTGTGCACCGTATTCTGGATCTCGTCCCTGACCAGGAGGTGCTCGGGGGTCGCGTACTCCTTGAGCTCCGGACTCCCCCTCCAGATATCCCGCCTCCTCGGCATCGATGTCCACACTGGGCGGCCGCCGGCCTGGGTCACCAGATAGTTCTTCGCCGTATTGACTCCGATGCGGGTACAGCCAGGTATAAAACGCACTCTCTCGCCGCGAAAGCTCGGAAGGGCGCGGTACGCCGATAAACGCCTCCTGCGCTACGTCCACAACTTTATCTGATCATAGACATAGCGCGATATCAATTTAGTGAGCCTATATTGATATTTCTGTACGAGGATATCAAACGCTTTCTTGTCGCCATTTTGAATGTTCGACGGTGCCTGGTCAACATTATTATCGCCCATCCGGGCTGGCCCCTCCCGCAAGGCTTTGCGCCTTGCTCAAGTGGTATTGACGGTATTGTTATCGTTTAGTTCAGGGTGATTACGTTTCTGTTTGAGTCTTTTATGATATATAGCATATGTCCACGGCGCGAGTGGACCGGATTGTAGCAGATCACCCTGCTGAATCATCTGTCATACCATAATAAAATCAAGGCTTAATACCCCCCGCGCATGGATCGGCCCGGCATTACGATGTACTGATCATAGGGAGCAGCGCCGCCAGCCTCAGCCTGGGCTGCGGCTGGCCCCCCTTCGCGCGCATCGCCCTGATCCCAAGGCAGCCCTGAGCGAAGGCGCGACGCTGTATGCCCAGGGAGGCATCTCGGTGGTGCTCGACAAGGAAGACTCGCTCCAATCCCCATCGAGGACACCTTCAGCACGGGGGGCCGGCCTGTGCGATCCCACAGTGGTCGAGTATACCGTCAAACACGCCCGCAGGTGTATCAGTGGCTGATCGATCAGGGGCGTCGCCTTCACGCGCGCCAGCGGATCCGATGCCGGTACGGACTACCACCTCACGCGCGAGGGCAGGCACAGCCATCGCCGCGTGGTGCATGCCGCGGACGCCACCGGCCGCGTGGTTGAAGTTCACGCTGGAACGGAAGGCGCGCGAACACCCCAATCACCGTCTTCCGAATATCACCTGGCCATCGACCTGATCCGGGAGAAGGTGACCGGATCCGACGATGTCCGCTGTCGGCGCCTATGTCTCGACCTGCAAAGTGCCCGGGAGTCAGCGTCATATCTGCCCGCTGCACCGTTCTCGCCACCGGGGGCGCGGGAAGGTCTCCTCTATACCACCAACCCGGACATTGCCAGCGGCGACTGGCATCGCCATGGCCTGGCGTGCGGGCTGCCGTGTGGCGACCTGGAATTCATCAGTTCCACCCCACCTGTCTGTACCACCCCAAAGGCCAAATACTTCCTGGTCACCGAGGCCGTGCGCGAGGCGCCGCCTGCTGCTGCCCGACGGCAGCCGCTTCATGGACCGCTTCGACCCGCGCGGCGAACTCGCCCCCGCGCGATATCGTCGCGCGCGCCATCGACCACGAGATGAAGCGCCTGGGCGTCGACTGCGTCTTCCTCGACATCAGCCACAAGCCGGCGGACTTCATCCGCGATCACTTCCCCACCATCCAGGAGCGCTGCCTGGAGTACGGCATCGATATCACGCGCGAGCCGATACCGGTGGTGCCGGCGGCGCATTACCTGTGCGGCGGCGTCATGACCGATCTGCACGGGCGCACCGACATCGACGGCCTGTACGCGGTCGGCGAGATGTCCTTCACCGGCCTGCACGGCGCCAACCGCATGGCGAGCAATTCGCTGCTCGAATGCCTGGTGTTCGCCGAGGCCGCCGCCGAGGACATCGCGCGGCGCCTGCCGGAGTTCGCCCCGCCGCGCGCGCTGCCGGCCTGGGATGAAAGCCAGGTGACGGACTCGGACGAAGAGGTGGTGGTGGCGCACAACTGGGACGAGCTGCGCCGCTTCATGTGGGACTACGTCGGCATCGTGCGCACCGACAAGCGCCTTCAGCGCGCCCAGCACCGCACCGGGAGCTGCTTCGCAAGCAGGGATCGACGAATACTATGGCAATTTCCGCGTCACGCGCGACCTGCTCGAGCTGCGCAACCTGGTGCTCATCGCGGAACTGATCATCCGCTCCGCGCTGCAGCGCAAGGAAAGCCGCGGACTGCATTTCACCCTGGATTATCCGGCGATCGACCAGGCGCACGCGCCGCGCAACACCATACTCACGCCGAAGCACCGCGGCGGCGCGGCGTTTCAGGCGGGATAGGCCGACCCGGCGGGCTCGGCGCTGTGCAGGCCGAGCCGGACGCGCAGGCGGCGATAGGTGTCGCTGTCGAGGCTGTCCGGCAGCAGGACGATCGAGCAGCGGCGCCCCCCTGCGAAGTTGAGCACGGTCAATTCCGGATGCACGTAGGAGTCCGGCCGCAGGCGGCACACGCGCGTCCGCCCTCCCCGCTCGATCAGGCGCCATTCGCCATCACGCGCCCACACCAGCGCCACGACGTCGCCGTCCCCGCGCATCAGCACGCGGGCCGAACAGCTCCGTGCAAGACACAGGACGACCAGGATGGCCAGCAGCGCGCCCGTCACGTTCCCGAGCGGCAGAAACGGTATGAACGCCAGCGCCCCGGCATGCGCTGCGCCCAGGTAAAGCGCGAGCCGGCGCGAGCGGCGCAGGTCAAGCCGCAGCGGCGCGGCGTATCCTGGCGATGACATCGCAGACCTCCCGCTCGCTCGGCGGCAAGCCCCCGAGAAGATATTCCAGCAGCAGCTGGTCCGGGTAGTCGAGCAGGCGCCGGAACGCCGCCCGCTCGGCGTCCGCTGCGCCATCGTAGGCGTGATCGAGGTACGCCTGCAGCAGCAGGTCGAGCTCCCGCATGCCGCGGCGGCACTGCCAGTGCAGTCGCGCGCGCTCATGCGCCTCGTCCATGGCGCCCATCAGATGAACTGCTTCAGCATCATCTGTTTGATCTCCCCGATGGCGCGGGTGGGGTTGAGTCCCTTCGGGCAGACCTGCACGCAGTTCATGATGGTGTGGCAGCGGAACAGCTTGTAGGCGTCCTCAAGGTCGTCAAGCCGTTCCTCGGTAGCCTGATCACGGCTGTCGGCAAGAAAGCGGCGCGCCTGCAGCAGCGCCGCGGGACCGAGGAACTTGTCCGGGTTCCACCAGAACGACGGGCAGGCGGTGGAGCAGCAGGCGCACAGCACGCACTCGTACAGTCCGTCGAGCCGTTCGCGCTCCTCCGGGCTCTGGCGGAACTCGACCTCCGGGGTCGGGTCGTGATTGATCAGGTACGGCTTGACGGCGCGATACTGGTGGTAGAACTGCTCCATGTCGACGACCAGGTCGCGAATCACCGGCAGGCCGGGCAGCGGGCGGATCTCGATCGGCTGTTTCAGGTCCTTCAGCGGGGTGATGCAGGCGAGGCCGTTGCGGCCGTTGATGTTCATGCCGTCGGAGCCGCACACCCCTTCACCGCAGGACCGGCGGTAACTC from Gammaproteobacteria bacterium encodes the following:
- a CDS encoding sigma-E factor negative regulatory protein is translated as MMERNADKVSLLVDGELDECDMSCVVQAMKTDELAGERWRNYHLIRDTMQGSLPGHLSRDLAGRVALALEHEPIHFQSASQTLHCHNPSGHRRTEPGPHWDSPWRPPCPRSRYSGWA
- a CDS encoding succinate dehydrogenase assembly factor 2 gives rise to the protein MGAMDEAHERARLHWQCRRGMRELDLLLQAYLDHAYDGAADAERAAFRRLLDYPDQLLLEYLLGGLPPSEREVCDVIARIRRAAAA
- a CDS encoding SoxR reducing system RseC family protein, with translation MMTETAQVITTEGEFAWVETQRKTTCGSCAAQKGCGTGVLAKVFGNRTSRVRVINTIGAERGEMVVIGLEDGSLVRTSFAVYAMPLVFLLLGGAAGGMLADALAWETREGAAAVCGVLGLLLGFAWLRRYTRSISRDPRHQPSLIGFADAGRSRPDGRGG
- a CDS encoding succinate dehydrogenase iron-sulfur subunit, translating into MERMRFSVYRYNPESDAGPVMRDYEVDGLTPDMMLLDALACIKAQDETLSYRRSCGEGVCGSDGMNINGRNGLACITPLKDLKQPIEIRPLPGLPVIRDLVVDMEQFYHQYRAVKPYLINHDPTPEVEFRQSPEERERLDGLYECVLCACCSTACPSFWWNPDKFLGPAALLQARRFLADSRDQATEERLDDLEDAYKLFRCHTIMNCVQVCPKGLNPTRAIGEIKQMMLKQFI